The proteins below are encoded in one region of Sphaerodactylus townsendi isolate TG3544 linkage group LG06, MPM_Stown_v2.3, whole genome shotgun sequence:
- the LOC125435932 gene encoding ferritin heavy chain-like has product MASSPSQVRQNYHQDCEAAINRQINLELYASYVYLSMSYYFDHDDVALKNFAKYFLHQSHEEREHAEKLMKLQNQRGGRIFLQDIKKPDRDDWESGLTAMECALHLEKNVNQSLLELHKLATDKNDPHLCDFIETHYLDEQVKSIKELGDHVTNLHKMGAPKSGMAEYLFDKHTLGESDNEN; this is encoded by the coding sequence AtggcttcctctccttcccaggtgcgCCAGAACTACCATCAGGACTGCGAAGCAGCCATCAACCGGCAGATCAACTTGGAGCTTTACGCTTCCTACGTGTACCTCAGCATGTCCTACTACTTTGACCATGATGATGTGGCTCTGAAGAACTTTGCCAAATACTTCCTGCACCAGTCCCATGAGGAGCGCGAGCATGCAGAGAAACTTATGAAACTGCAGAACCAGAGGGGTGGTCGCATTTTCCTACAGGACATCAAGAAACCAGATCGTGATGATTGGGAGAGTGGGCTGACGGCAATGGAATGTGCTTTGCACTTGGAGAAGAATGTGAACCAGTCTCTGTTGGAACTGCATAAACTGGCAACTGACAAAAATGATCCTCATTTATGTGATTTCATTGAAACACACTATCTGGATGAGCAGGTCAAATCTATCAAGGAGCTGGGTGATCATGTGACCAATCTGCACAAGATGGGGGCACCAAAATCTGGAATGGCAGAGTACTTGTTTGACAAGCACACCTTGGGAGAAAGTGACAATGAGAACTAG